Proteins encoded within one genomic window of Armatimonadota bacterium:
- a CDS encoding response regulator, whose protein sequence is MSSNVLVIDDESCILKMMELVLSNSGFNVTTAKNGSDGLAAYGNGANYDVVVSDYRMPDMTGIEVEEEIIRRDPSAKVIIVSGFGGCDTALEAMNRGATDFLRKPFAPEALRDAVRAAIERDGKHTPITTVSREFSRRNVGGFNFELNEEAVDDIYGDLTCTFEVMRQNDDSPRYVKVILPAVVQELIKAYIDSDDVPCGKRFFQALCEYELETHLREEKSIPSSATLMIDPLLKRHTEWIDRMMTVSLAD, encoded by the coding sequence TTGAGTTCAAACGTTCTCGTCATCGACGACGAATCTTGCATTTTGAAAATGATGGAGTTGGTTCTTTCTAACTCTGGATTTAACGTCACAACCGCTAAAAACGGTAGTGATGGACTAGCTGCTTATGGCAATGGCGCCAACTACGATGTGGTTGTTTCGGATTACCGCATGCCGGACATGACCGGGATTGAGGTTGAGGAGGAAATCATTCGCCGAGACCCTTCGGCAAAAGTGATTATCGTTTCCGGATTTGGTGGCTGCGATACAGCCCTTGAAGCCATGAACCGAGGCGCGACGGATTTTCTTCGCAAGCCATTTGCACCTGAGGCACTACGCGATGCGGTTCGAGCAGCAATTGAGCGGGACGGTAAACATACTCCGATCACCACGGTTTCGCGCGAGTTCTCTCGTCGAAACGTCGGCGGATTCAACTTTGAATTGAACGAAGAAGCTGTAGATGATATCTACGGTGACTTGACTTGTACGTTTGAAGTCATGCGTCAAAACGATGATTCGCCCCGATACGTCAAGGTGATTCTCCCCGCAGTGGTTCAGGAGCTCATCAAGGCGTACATCGACTCTGATGATGTTCCTTGTGGAAAAAGGTTCTTCCAGGCGCTTTGCGAGTATGAGCTTGAAACTCACCTGCGTGAGGAAAAGTCGATCCCTTCGTCGGCGACCTTAATGATCGATCCCCTTCTGAAACGCCATACTGAATGGATTGACCGCATGATGACGGTCTCACTTGCGGACTAA
- a CDS encoding redoxin domain-containing protein — MKTLKVIGIGIAGVFGYFTYNVVALANTRGKVDPSLDFSKPRHPVTPEMAAEVKNLNLKTAKLFKLPNTRGVVTAIGGAGPKPQFVYAIKKGCPCSFDAEPLMQALYKHFDRQIEFIGVTDAEQKDALKWESDLRVPYSVVSNPKLEVMQEYQFPASVYCSLIDTRGVIVKRWAGYSRSYLAEMNVEMAKLLKQAPKPFDSKYAPEANTSGCSFEGYKPEFTSPEG, encoded by the coding sequence GTGAAGACACTCAAAGTGATCGGGATCGGAATCGCGGGAGTTTTTGGATACTTCACGTACAACGTTGTCGCTTTGGCAAACACGCGCGGAAAGGTTGATCCAAGCCTGGATTTCTCCAAGCCTCGCCACCCTGTGACGCCGGAGATGGCGGCAGAGGTCAAAAACCTCAACCTAAAAACCGCGAAGCTGTTCAAACTTCCGAACACCCGAGGTGTCGTCACGGCAATCGGCGGAGCGGGCCCCAAGCCGCAGTTCGTTTACGCAATCAAAAAAGGTTGCCCCTGCTCGTTTGATGCCGAGCCACTGATGCAGGCACTCTACAAGCACTTTGATCGCCAAATCGAGTTCATCGGAGTCACCGATGCCGAGCAAAAGGACGCCCTAAAGTGGGAAAGCGATCTACGTGTCCCGTACTCCGTCGTGAGTAACCCGAAGCTCGAAGTGATGCAGGAGTACCAGTTCCCGGCTTCGGTCTACTGCAGCCTCATCGACACCAGAGGCGTCATCGTCAAGAGGTGGGCCGGTTACAGTCGTTCCTATCTCGCCGAAATGAACGTCGAAATGGCAAAGCTCCTGAAGCAGGCGCCAAAACCCTTTGACTCTAAGTACGCGCCCGAGGCGAACACCAGTGGCTGTAGTTTCGAGGGGTACAAGCCAGAATTTACTTCGCCAGAAGGCTAA
- a CDS encoding SBBP repeat-containing protein, whose amino-acid sequence MNTIRNSALSGALLLGLASVVGAQVASSPSATDFKGRLNRAAFTQNKGQWNSEALFSGSANGMDLWISKKGFVFQYNRTKSDKTNEYAGHTVGMLFEGAEKFSAVGVKTTGVRQYLSGDKKAPITTTNFEKVRLNGIYQGVDAIAYFENKTPRYDFIVKPGASPKSINLNFKGASSLKVVDDHRLEIGTVLGSKYQQGLFAYQMVGSKQVAVPVKFKKIDDTHIGFEVGAYDKTKSLVIDPLVYGTYYGGDRGWDEVRGVAADSLGSVYITGYTRSSIYPVLYGPFGFSTPVGRDAFVSRLQGDAYNHDYSILVAGSGDEQGNFIQLDPLGNIWVVGQTNSTNFPPFQSAPTSNAGNIWILRLTKSATTVLTPLNNNSYALFRIGDSITTPRISAIRSFSIRPDATVIPGATVRLLMTGACTAAGVSELGAAPGNKGAFYLSLDYNDSTNQFAPVSTASGYIQTGGSATPTITGSAFDRNGNFFLNGTLVATGNSDTAGSSPVFDTTAGGFTNSRLQRGRDIWIRKYSPNSGVLWSSLLGGAAEDITEGLLHTHQVNGRDFGGTTCATDPSGNVYVLGRTQSFDFPRTRGVFGETFLSGRNYITATKISADGSTILYSTNIDNRGDVLAAGIAVDPRGNAYLTGTVKASTRTEGTPGDPWVPTIVDSTFVTNGVEEIPQVNSLRGAFTYPAAPKTGASDAWLTILNPDATALIRSTYIGGLLDEGIFAPYVDNGGDVWTFGWADTVRTYTIFSSTGTRTDVADTGGLAPAFITALAFKQAPDTQTPPGSTITESNAYFLTFNGSPLTFATTNPTGQGIAYQRDGFLLRWRESLPLIASLTMNPASIPGGDPSGLSSPPASTGTITLSAPAPTGGSTISLSLDNGSLASFQPSSSLTTTTVTVAEGTTTANFQVFGRVVTGNQTVNIRADYGGNVRIASLQITPWLRSLVLNPTSVIGGVQSTATVLLNAPAPAAGAIVNLSTSRADLFTFPGGATVTVPSGASQATFVIDTNGVSANDSGSINASLLGVTRTATLGVTPAKLKSVILTPTSVAAGGTSTGKVTLDGKAGAAMIVDLSVQNNPLGYTITPAQVTIPAGATESPNFVIQTPFEAANVSRAILADRKSGSVIIDGPVSGNLSVQAILVSGFIIDPTTIPSGGVTNGSITLSNPAPAGGARVQLNSSRPDLLNPVDANGNLISEVVIPAGASTATVRLQALFALSGDEVATITAWRGPTMSLGRSDNVTVQALTYTLTLNPSEVTDGSSSTGTITISAPAIPGFEMVLASDLAGVTLTPNPVAFTTGSTTATFSIGTPALTETRVATISARAGTLPAATASLTVRALEVKSIKLLPSNQVKQGGTVTIEVTLNRAPAVTTTGKITFSNASLLQLPTGVTSVDFTVTAGQTKGTVILRTRRVPRNLTTTVTATVSSTGNPSISTTLTVVR is encoded by the coding sequence ATGAATACCATCCGTAATTCAGCACTGAGTGGTGCGTTGTTGCTTGGGTTAGCTTCCGTAGTCGGAGCGCAGGTGGCGTCAAGCCCCTCCGCAACCGATTTCAAGGGCCGACTCAATCGAGCCGCATTTACTCAAAATAAGGGTCAATGGAATTCTGAAGCTCTCTTCTCTGGCTCAGCCAATGGAATGGATCTTTGGATATCGAAGAAAGGATTCGTCTTCCAATACAATCGAACCAAGAGTGACAAAACCAACGAGTATGCGGGTCATACAGTGGGCATGTTGTTCGAGGGAGCCGAGAAGTTCTCGGCAGTCGGTGTGAAGACGACTGGGGTTCGGCAGTACTTGTCCGGAGACAAGAAGGCTCCGATCACCACTACCAACTTCGAAAAAGTTCGCTTGAACGGCATCTATCAAGGTGTTGACGCAATTGCCTACTTCGAGAATAAGACGCCTCGCTACGACTTCATTGTCAAGCCAGGAGCATCTCCGAAGTCGATCAACCTCAACTTTAAGGGTGCATCCTCCCTCAAGGTAGTTGACGATCATCGTCTTGAGATCGGCACCGTACTTGGTTCCAAATATCAGCAAGGTCTGTTTGCATACCAAATGGTTGGTTCCAAGCAAGTAGCTGTGCCTGTCAAGTTCAAAAAAATTGACGATACTCATATCGGGTTCGAGGTTGGCGCATACGACAAGACCAAGTCGCTTGTCATTGACCCGTTGGTCTACGGCACCTACTACGGTGGCGACCGCGGTTGGGATGAGGTTCGTGGCGTTGCCGCTGACTCGCTCGGCTCGGTGTACATCACCGGCTACACACGATCATCGATCTACCCCGTCCTATACGGTCCTTTCGGATTTTCTACGCCAGTGGGTCGAGATGCTTTTGTGTCGCGACTTCAGGGGGATGCCTACAATCACGACTACTCGATCCTTGTTGCAGGCTCAGGTGATGAGCAAGGGAACTTTATCCAGCTCGACCCTCTCGGAAACATTTGGGTCGTTGGGCAAACAAACTCCACAAACTTTCCTCCGTTTCAGTCGGCTCCGACCTCAAATGCTGGGAATATCTGGATTTTGCGTTTAACCAAGTCGGCGACAACAGTTCTGACTCCGCTCAACAACAACTCTTACGCTCTTTTCCGAATCGGAGATTCCATCACAACTCCCCGCATTTCGGCAATCCGATCTTTCAGTATTCGTCCAGATGCAACAGTTATTCCAGGAGCAACTGTTAGGCTTTTGATGACCGGTGCTTGCACGGCAGCTGGAGTTTCTGAACTCGGTGCCGCTCCTGGAAACAAAGGAGCCTTCTATCTTTCGCTTGACTACAATGATTCAACGAATCAATTTGCGCCGGTCTCAACTGCCTCAGGTTACATCCAGACTGGCGGCAGCGCAACTCCAACAATAACTGGCTCAGCCTTCGACAGAAATGGCAACTTCTTCCTGAACGGGACCCTGGTTGCTACTGGGAACTCGGATACTGCCGGGTCGTCACCAGTGTTTGACACGACTGCCGGTGGATTTACCAACAGCCGACTCCAGCGAGGTCGGGACATCTGGATTCGGAAGTATTCTCCGAACTCAGGAGTCCTTTGGTCTTCGCTCCTAGGCGGAGCTGCGGAAGACATCACCGAAGGACTTCTACATACCCACCAGGTCAATGGAAGAGACTTCGGCGGCACCACGTGCGCTACCGATCCTTCAGGAAACGTCTATGTTCTTGGGCGAACTCAGTCTTTTGACTTCCCTCGTACACGAGGCGTCTTCGGAGAAACATTCCTCAGCGGCCGAAACTATATCACTGCAACAAAGATAAGTGCCGATGGCTCAACCATCCTGTACAGCACAAACATCGATAATCGTGGAGATGTTCTTGCCGCTGGTATCGCTGTCGACCCCCGTGGTAACGCCTACCTCACAGGAACGGTCAAGGCCAGCACGCGAACCGAAGGAACTCCTGGAGATCCATGGGTTCCGACGATCGTAGATTCGACCTTTGTTACCAACGGCGTTGAAGAGATTCCTCAAGTCAACAGCCTGCGAGGAGCCTTCACTTATCCGGCCGCTCCAAAGACCGGTGCAAGTGATGCTTGGCTAACCATTCTCAACCCAGACGCAACCGCACTTATCCGAAGCACCTACATAGGTGGTTTGTTGGACGAAGGAATCTTTGCTCCATACGTGGATAATGGTGGCGACGTTTGGACGTTCGGATGGGCGGATACTGTGCGAACATACACGATCTTCAGTTCCACCGGAACTAGGACCGATGTTGCAGATACGGGTGGACTAGCTCCGGCTTTTATTACGGCACTCGCGTTCAAGCAGGCACCGGATACCCAAACCCCTCCGGGATCAACGATCACCGAGTCCAACGCTTACTTCCTGACTTTCAACGGGTCGCCTCTGACATTTGCGACGACGAACCCAACGGGTCAAGGAATTGCTTATCAACGTGATGGATTCCTCCTTCGATGGAGAGAGTCATTGCCGCTCATCGCGTCACTGACCATGAACCCGGCTTCAATTCCAGGCGGAGATCCGTCCGGTCTTTCCAGCCCTCCAGCTTCGACTGGTACGATCACGCTCTCTGCACCAGCACCAACAGGTGGTTCTACCATCTCGCTATCGCTCGATAATGGAAGCCTTGCGTCGTTCCAACCGTCCTCCTCGCTGACGACGACAACTGTCACGGTTGCCGAAGGAACCACGACTGCGAACTTCCAGGTTTTCGGTCGAGTTGTCACTGGTAATCAAACCGTGAACATTCGAGCAGATTACGGAGGAAACGTCAGGATTGCTTCCCTCCAGATCACTCCGTGGTTGAGGTCACTAGTTTTGAACCCAACGAGTGTGATCGGAGGTGTGCAATCGACTGCTACCGTGCTCCTGAATGCACCCGCACCAGCGGCCGGAGCGATCGTCAACCTTTCCACGAGTCGAGCAGATTTGTTCACCTTCCCTGGTGGAGCAACTGTGACCGTGCCTTCGGGTGCAAGCCAAGCAACATTCGTGATTGACACCAACGGTGTCAGCGCAAATGATTCGGGATCAATCAATGCAAGCCTCCTCGGCGTCACCCGAACAGCTACTCTTGGAGTCACTCCTGCGAAGCTCAAATCGGTTATTCTGACGCCAACTTCAGTTGCAGCTGGCGGTACCTCAACCGGAAAGGTCACCCTGGATGGTAAAGCAGGTGCGGCAATGATCGTCGATCTTAGCGTCCAAAACAATCCGCTTGGATACACGATCACCCCGGCTCAAGTCACGATCCCAGCGGGAGCGACGGAATCGCCAAACTTCGTCATTCAAACCCCGTTTGAAGCCGCGAACGTAAGCAGAGCGATTCTTGCCGATAGGAAGAGTGGATCTGTAATCATCGACGGTCCAGTAAGTGGAAATCTGAGCGTTCAGGCGATCCTAGTCAGCGGGTTCATCATTGACCCGACGACGATCCCGAGCGGTGGAGTCACCAACGGCAGCATTACCTTGAGTAATCCTGCTCCTGCTGGCGGAGCTCGGGTCCAGCTTAACAGCAGCCGGCCTGACCTTCTCAACCCGGTGGATGCCAACGGAAACCTGATCTCTGAGGTCGTGATTCCAGCTGGTGCTTCCACCGCAACGGTAAGACTCCAAGCACTCTTCGCTCTATCGGGCGACGAAGTCGCGACGATCACTGCCTGGAGAGGTCCGACGATGTCTCTCGGCAGATCCGATAACGTCACGGTCCAAGCATTGACCTACACACTCACTCTGAACCCTTCAGAGGTGACGGATGGTTCGAGCTCTACCGGAACGATTACGATCAGTGCTCCTGCGATCCCTGGATTCGAAATGGTTCTTGCAAGTGACCTTGCCGGAGTCACCCTCACTCCAAATCCTGTTGCATTCACCACAGGATCGACCACGGCTACCTTCAGCATCGGAACTCCTGCGCTCACTGAGACGCGAGTTGCGACGATCTCTGCAAGGGCAGGAACTCTTCCAGCTGCTACTGCCTCTCTGACGGTTAGAGCTCTGGAGGTCAAGTCGATCAAGTTGCTGCCGAGCAACCAGGTCAAACAGGGCGGAACCGTCACGATAGAAGTAACACTCAATCGGGCGCCTGCGGTCACGACAACTGGAAAGATCACGTTCTCGAACGCATCTCTCCTTCAGCTGCCTACAGGGGTCACCAGCGTCGACTTTACGGTTACGGCAGGGCAGACCAAGGGAACGGTCATTCTGCGAACACGTAGGGTTCCACGAAACCTGACGACGACAGTAACAGCAACTGTCAGCTCGACTGGCAATCCGTCGATCAGCACAACACTCACCGTCGTCCGATAA
- a CDS encoding 2,3-diphosphoglycerate-dependent phosphoglycerate mutase: MPKLILVRHGQSLWNVEDRFTGWVDVPLTAKGIEEALAAGGRLKDISVDVAYTSGLQRAQRTLDLILEGMGVTVPIIRDPALNERHYGDLQGLNKKKTAEKFGDEQVKIWRRSYDIPPPNGESLKDTAARTLPFFERAILGDIAQGKDVLVVAHGNSNRSIVMQLDGLSEAEVLELNLGTAVPLVYELTEDGSVLGKSVL; encoded by the coding sequence ATGCCAAAACTGATTCTGGTCCGACACGGACAGTCGCTTTGGAACGTCGAAGACCGGTTCACCGGCTGGGTCGACGTTCCCCTAACTGCTAAGGGTATTGAAGAGGCACTTGCCGCCGGCGGTCGCCTGAAGGATATTTCGGTTGACGTCGCCTATACGAGTGGGCTTCAACGTGCTCAGCGGACGTTGGATCTGATTCTGGAAGGCATGGGTGTAACGGTCCCGATCATCCGCGATCCGGCTCTGAATGAGAGGCATTATGGCGACCTTCAGGGGCTGAACAAGAAGAAGACTGCGGAGAAGTTCGGCGACGAGCAGGTCAAGATTTGGCGACGAAGCTACGATATACCTCCTCCCAATGGCGAGTCTTTGAAAGATACTGCCGCCCGGACTCTTCCCTTTTTTGAGCGAGCGATTCTCGGAGATATTGCTCAGGGCAAGGATGTCCTGGTTGTCGCCCACGGTAATTCGAATCGTTCGATCGTGATGCAGCTCGATGGTCTGTCCGAAGCGGAAGTGTTGGAACTCAATCTAGGTACTGCGGTTCCTCTGGTTTATGAGCTAACTGAAGACGGATCAGTCTTAGGCAAATCCGTTCTCTAG
- a CDS encoding sensor histidine kinase KdpD — protein MPANTPGKLKIFLGYAPGVGKAKVMIEEARRRAARGEDCVIAIINEGDRLLSEDFSAGLSTIPPLVFQYAGTEGREIDIPSILKRAPHTVLVDNLGHTNVSGSAHANRWEDVEELLQKGIHVLATMNVEALESLNDDIFEITGRRVVETVPDRLFHHADEVELVDVTPQALRNRVKRGEIVPTELVETELKGRYDEVKLNALREMAMREIAGRVDEDLIAWRKRERIARPWQTSDRVLICITPTRSSLRMIRRGWRLAQKMQGEVKAVYVEEPKLPETAARILQDDFMLCERLGIPTVTLKGDVASSIIKYVQDNNVTQIILGHSDRTKLQDFLKGSLLLELAKQLKTVDILVVATQQSPTE, from the coding sequence ATGCCAGCCAACACTCCTGGAAAACTCAAGATCTTTTTGGGCTATGCGCCCGGCGTCGGAAAAGCAAAGGTGATGATTGAGGAAGCTCGTCGCCGTGCCGCTCGGGGCGAAGATTGCGTTATTGCAATCATCAACGAAGGAGACCGATTGCTTTCGGAAGATTTTAGCGCAGGTCTTTCGACAATTCCACCATTGGTTTTTCAATATGCTGGCACTGAGGGTCGGGAGATTGATATTCCATCGATCTTGAAGCGGGCACCGCATACCGTCTTAGTCGACAACCTTGGGCACACCAACGTTTCTGGATCTGCTCACGCAAACCGTTGGGAAGACGTGGAAGAGCTTTTGCAGAAAGGGATTCACGTTTTGGCTACGATGAACGTTGAGGCTCTGGAATCGCTGAACGACGATATCTTTGAGATCACTGGGCGTCGGGTTGTCGAAACTGTTCCCGACCGTCTGTTCCACCATGCTGATGAAGTTGAGCTCGTTGATGTTACACCCCAAGCCTTGCGCAACCGCGTGAAGCGCGGAGAAATTGTTCCTACAGAGCTGGTTGAGACTGAGCTGAAAGGTCGTTATGACGAAGTCAAACTGAACGCTTTGCGCGAAATGGCCATGCGGGAGATTGCAGGCCGTGTTGATGAGGACTTGATTGCCTGGCGGAAGCGGGAGCGGATTGCTCGGCCCTGGCAAACAAGCGATCGTGTGTTGATCTGCATTACTCCGACGCGGTCTTCTTTGAGAATGATTCGTCGGGGCTGGCGTCTCGCCCAGAAGATGCAGGGCGAGGTCAAAGCAGTCTATGTTGAGGAACCAAAGCTACCGGAGACGGCGGCTCGCATCCTTCAAGACGACTTTATGCTTTGCGAGCGGTTGGGAATTCCAACGGTGACCTTGAAAGGCGACGTCGCGTCATCAATCATCAAATACGTGCAGGATAACAACGTAACCCAGATCATTCTTGGGCACAGTGACCGCACCAAGCTCCAAGACTTTTTGAAGGGTTCACTTCTGCTTGAATTAGCGAAACAACTGAAGACCGTGGATATCCTGGTGGTCGCCACCCAGCAAAGCCCAACTGAGTAA
- a CDS encoding carbohydrate ABC transporter permease: MTRFNKILAYIALACLSIPPMLPLVWMISTSLKTNEQIYTKGEGTTTQGFSFASLIPHPVAWNNYPDSLETIPFMVYLRNTVFLCVCIVVAAVISSSIVAYGFARINFKGSKMWFGIMLATMALPGQVTMIPNFALFRTLGWYGTYLPLIVPAMCATPFFVFLLSQFFKTLPEEMAESAKVDGANDWVIFCRLIIPLSKPALATCALFAFLGTWNDFLGPLLYISDASKYTLAYGLQQFVNNPYVNWMQLMAASTLFTLPIIILFFFAQKTFIQGISTTGGK; encoded by the coding sequence ATGACTCGCTTTAACAAAATCCTCGCCTATATCGCACTGGCCTGCCTCAGCATTCCGCCAATGCTCCCGCTCGTCTGGATGATCTCGACGTCCCTCAAAACCAACGAGCAGATCTACACCAAAGGCGAGGGGACCACCACCCAAGGCTTCTCATTTGCGAGCCTGATTCCGCACCCCGTCGCCTGGAACAACTACCCTGACTCCCTCGAGACCATCCCCTTCATGGTCTACCTCCGAAACACGGTTTTCCTCTGCGTCTGCATCGTCGTCGCCGCCGTCATCAGCTCCTCAATCGTCGCCTACGGCTTCGCCAGAATCAACTTCAAAGGCTCCAAAATGTGGTTCGGAATCATGCTTGCCACCATGGCCCTGCCCGGCCAGGTGACGATGATTCCCAACTTCGCCCTCTTCCGCACCCTCGGCTGGTACGGCACATACCTCCCGCTCATCGTCCCCGCGATGTGCGCAACCCCCTTCTTCGTCTTCCTCCTCAGCCAGTTCTTCAAAACCCTCCCCGAAGAAATGGCCGAATCCGCCAAAGTCGACGGCGCCAATGACTGGGTCATCTTCTGTCGCCTCATCATCCCCCTTAGCAAACCCGCTCTCGCTACCTGCGCCCTCTTCGCCTTCCTCGGAACCTGGAACGACTTCCTCGGACCCCTGCTCTACATCAGCGACGCCAGCAAATACACCCTCGCCTACGGCCTCCAACAGTTCGTGAACAACCCCTACGTAAACTGGATGCAACTCATGGCCGCCAGCACCCTCTTCACCCTCCCCATCATCATCCTCTTCTTCTTCGCCCAGAAAACCTTTATTCAAGGAATATCGACGACCGGCGGGAAGTAG
- a CDS encoding ABC transporter substrate-binding protein: MGVNHWGPRNAKFWLHKVKPLVAVALIAILGFPLLTASMPGTNYKNREKIKFWHRWGGEWEKVVYKIAKEFNESQTQYEVVPMFVTGAGSETKFILSATGGDPCDVMSIWNGGLAPLAAADLLTPLETLMTPEELTYFQTKTYPAVRQSGQFRGKTYGITIGADLFGYYVNADHLREVGIDPDKPPKTFSELVAMGKKLEKKDANGGLQRMGLNVASLQTHSYAFGSGFWDDKAKQLRLNTPDMVAALTAMADQRKLVGFQNAQRFWASQNTGSSTGAWPFIDGAVSITYDGQWRVEEIRKYKPDMDYRVWPVPPPEGGNPLPGSIGGNFMIIPAAAKNKKGAFEWLKFWSGLTNPNRAAKFENWGGWIPLSPDVAHSPTYEAYVKANPRFQTFIDILDGPNVHAYPPVSYLGFLLDQLQRAEDAALRGSKTPKVALDELKQNVDKELKRRKEMGFDDSL; encoded by the coding sequence ATGGGCGTTAATCATTGGGGACCTAGAAATGCCAAGTTCTGGCTCCACAAAGTGAAACCGCTGGTAGCTGTTGCGCTCATAGCCATACTCGGATTCCCACTGCTCACCGCTAGCATGCCTGGAACAAACTATAAGAATCGTGAGAAGATAAAGTTCTGGCACCGCTGGGGTGGCGAATGGGAAAAAGTTGTTTACAAAATTGCGAAGGAATTCAACGAATCCCAGACCCAATATGAAGTCGTCCCGATGTTCGTCACGGGTGCCGGTTCTGAAACCAAGTTCATCCTCAGCGCAACCGGCGGAGACCCCTGCGATGTCATGTCGATCTGGAACGGCGGCCTTGCTCCCCTCGCCGCCGCAGACCTCCTCACACCCCTAGAAACTCTAATGACTCCGGAGGAGCTGACCTATTTCCAAACCAAAACCTATCCGGCGGTGCGCCAAAGCGGTCAGTTTAGGGGCAAAACGTACGGGATCACAATTGGGGCCGACCTCTTTGGCTACTACGTCAACGCCGACCACCTCCGCGAAGTGGGAATCGACCCGGACAAGCCTCCCAAAACCTTTTCCGAGCTCGTCGCTATGGGCAAGAAGCTCGAAAAGAAGGATGCCAACGGCGGCCTTCAAAGGATGGGCCTAAACGTCGCCTCGCTCCAAACCCACTCCTACGCCTTCGGTTCAGGATTTTGGGACGACAAAGCCAAGCAGCTCCGCCTTAACACCCCCGACATGGTTGCCGCCCTCACTGCCATGGCGGACCAGCGCAAACTTGTTGGATTTCAAAACGCCCAGCGATTCTGGGCAAGCCAAAACACGGGCTCGAGTACCGGAGCATGGCCGTTCATTGACGGCGCCGTCAGCATCACCTACGACGGCCAATGGCGCGTCGAAGAAATTCGCAAGTACAAACCCGACATGGACTACCGAGTCTGGCCCGTCCCACCACCCGAAGGCGGCAACCCCCTCCCGGGCAGCATCGGCGGTAACTTCATGATCATCCCCGCCGCCGCCAAAAACAAGAAGGGAGCCTTCGAGTGGCTCAAATTCTGGAGCGGGCTAACCAACCCCAACCGCGCCGCCAAGTTCGAAAACTGGGGTGGCTGGATCCCGCTCAGTCCCGACGTCGCCCACTCTCCGACCTACGAGGCCTACGTCAAAGCCAACCCTCGTTTCCAAACCTTCATCGACATCCTCGACGGCCCGAACGTTCACGCCTACCCGCCAGTCTCCTACCTCGGCTTCCTCCTAGACCAGCTCCAACGTGCCGAAGACGCTGCCCTTCGAGGCTCAAAAACTCCAAAAGTTGCCCTCGACGAACTAAAACAGAACGTCGACAAAGAACTCAAACGACGCAAGGAGATGGGTTTCGATGACTCGCTTTAA
- a CDS encoding sugar ABC transporter permease, with translation MSPKARENLTGYLFISPWLIGFFVFTLWPFLRSFYLSFCNYNIVQPPKFIGLANYQMMLFNDELFYKSLWVTLRYAIVAVPLTLVVGVALALLLNLNVKGIAVFRTIFYLPSIVPTVAMTSIFMWILNPQVGMVNRILAVFGVTGPAWLSDPVWTPWTLIFMAVWAAGGSMVTYLAGLKDIPMYLYEAATLDGASAFRKMKMITLPMLSPVIFFNLVMSVIGTFQYFTQAFVISNGSGGPEDSTLFYALYMFRRCWKYMDMGYGSAMAWVLFVIVMVSTGLIFRTQKRWVHYGR, from the coding sequence ATGAGTCCTAAGGCGCGAGAAAACTTGACGGGCTATTTATTCATCTCGCCGTGGCTGATTGGATTCTTCGTCTTTACGCTCTGGCCATTCCTACGTTCCTTCTATCTCAGCTTCTGCAACTACAACATCGTCCAACCGCCCAAGTTCATTGGATTGGCGAACTACCAGATGATGCTGTTCAACGACGAGCTCTTTTACAAATCGCTTTGGGTGACTCTGCGCTACGCTATCGTCGCCGTCCCGCTCACCTTGGTTGTAGGTGTTGCCCTTGCCCTTCTTCTCAACCTCAACGTCAAGGGAATTGCCGTTTTCCGCACCATCTTCTATCTCCCCTCTATCGTGCCGACCGTGGCTATGACCTCCATTTTCATGTGGATTTTGAATCCGCAAGTAGGAATGGTCAATCGGATTCTGGCTGTATTTGGTGTTACCGGCCCAGCTTGGCTGAGCGATCCGGTATGGACACCGTGGACCCTCATTTTCATGGCGGTCTGGGCCGCTGGAGGCTCGATGGTGACCTACCTCGCAGGTCTCAAAGACATCCCGATGTACCTCTACGAAGCCGCCACCTTAGATGGAGCGAGTGCCTTCCGTAAAATGAAGATGATCACCCTTCCGATGCTCTCACCGGTGATCTTCTTCAACCTTGTTATGAGCGTCATCGGCACGTTCCAGTACTTCACCCAAGCCTTCGTCATCTCCAACGGCTCCGGCGGCCCGGAAGACTCGACGCTGTTTTACGCTCTCTACATGTTCCGCCGATGTTGGAAGTATATGGATATGGGCTACGGAAGCGCGATGGCGTGGGTGCTGTTCGTGATTGTCATGGTATCCACCGGCCTGATCTTCCGGACTCAAAAGAGGTGGGTGCACTATGGGCGTTAA